In one window of Ostrinia nubilalis chromosome 19, ilOstNubi1.1, whole genome shotgun sequence DNA:
- the LOC135081207 gene encoding probable RNA-binding protein EIF1AD: protein MSKVNKRKHVMNEALWDDYELPNEKQSVVKVLKSKGNNLHEVTTPSGEEYLVSMPTKFRKNIWVKRGDYILIEPIVEGDKVKGEIVKIMNKDSIKYYKENKVWPKEFDDDKKVDVKTDEDDDDLFVNTNRKHMPVYDSESDSDSSDDNNDSSCESDSNSDKSDDNVK, encoded by the exons atgTCTAAAGTAAATAAGAGGAAACATGTTATGAACGAGGCGCTGTGGGACGACTACGAGTTGCCCAACGAGAAACAAAGTGTTGTTAAAGTTTTGAAAAGTAAAGGAAATAATCTTCATGAG GTAACTACTCCAAGCGGCGAGGAATACCTAGTGTCAATGCCTACAAAGTTCCGGAAAAACATATGGGTGAAACGAGGAGACTACATTCTCATCGAGCCAATCGTAGAAGGTGACAAAGTTAAAGGAGAAATTGTGAAAATAATGAATAAGGACTCTATTAAATActataaagaaaataaagtgTGGCCCAAGGAGTTTGACGATGATAAAAAAGTTGATGTGAAAACAGATGAAGACGATGATGATTTGTTCGTCAACACCAACAGAAAACACATGCCTGTGTATGACAGTGAGAGTGATAGTGACTCAAgtgatgataataatgactCAAGTTGTGAAAGTGACTCTAATAGTGATAAAAGTGATGataatgttaaataa